In Rubrobacter naiadicus, the DNA window CTTCTCCCAGGAGATCCTGGAGGCCTGCAGCCGGCCATCCTCCGCTTCGTAGAAGACCGTCCCGCTGAACAGGAACTCGAGCGGCACCTCCCCACCTTCCAGGGCGCTGAAGTACCTGGCCGCCGCGACCTCTAGGTCGTAGGTGCACACGACGGGCATCTCCACCACCGTGCTCCCGGAGAACGGCGGGACCTGCAGCGAGGTCCGGGTCCACAGGAGGCTCCTGAGCGTCGTACTCCAGCGCCGGCTCTCGCCGAAGAGCCCCAGGAGCCGTTCTCGCTCCGCCTCCGCGTAGCGCCGCCCGGCGGCGTCTATTCGCACCTGCACGTCGAGGACGACCGAGCGTACCGGCTGTCCGCGGCTCTCGATGCGCAGGTCGAAAGAGAGCGTCGGGACGGCGGCGAACCGCACCGCCTCCACCCCCTCGACCGCGAACTCCAGGTCGGGGCCGGCGTAAGCTCCCCGAGAGGACCGGCCGCCCGTGTCTCGAACCGTCCCCACTACGCCGGTGAGAGGTTCGGGCTCGAGGGGTCTATCGGGTTGCGCGAGGCCGGGTTGATCCCGGTCGAGCGCTCCGCGGTGGACCGCCCACCCGGCAGATGTCCCGGCATCTTCTCGTAACTCCCGGGCTCGTTGCCCTGCCTTATGCCCTTCAGGTGCGCCATCTTGTCCGGCCGCACGTCGGCCTTCCCCACCCTGAGCCTTCCCATCTACGCTCCTCCTTCCCCGCCCACGACAACGCTCCTCTCCCGCAGATCCTCGAAGAACGCCCCTATCTCCCGCCACAGCTCCTGCCCGCCCGAGAACCCTCTCCAGCGCGTGCGGATCACACCGACCAGCCGGTAGCAGTCGTCGACCGGCACCAGATAGTGCTCCCTCGCCCCGCGGGTCCGGTTGACGAGCAGAGCCTCCACGTCCTCTTCCATCTCCCGGAGCACGGGGTTCTCGCGCTCCATCTCCTCCCAGGCCCCGAGCTCTAGCAAGGAC includes these proteins:
- a CDS encoding DUF6084 family protein, whose amino-acid sequence is MGTVRDTGGRSSRGAYAGPDLEFAVEGVEAVRFAAVPTLSFDLRIESRGQPVRSVVLDVQVRIDAAGRRYAEAERERLLGLFGESRRWSTTLRSLLWTRTSLQVPPFSGSTVVEMPVVCTYDLEVAAARYFSALEGGEVPLEFLFSGTVFYEAEDGRLQASRISWEKEARFGMPVGVWREMIEHHFPDSAWLRLRRDVFERLHAYRVREGCLSWEETVESLIQAKEGVGR